Proteins from a genomic interval of Molothrus ater isolate BHLD 08-10-18 breed brown headed cowbird chromosome 10, BPBGC_Mater_1.1, whole genome shotgun sequence:
- the GIGYF2 gene encoding GRB10-interacting GYF protein 2 isoform X1 translates to MAAETQTLNFGPEWLRALSSGGSVTSPPLSPALPKYKLADYRYGREEMLALFLKDNKIPSDLLDKEFLPILQEEPLPPLALVPFTEEEQRNFSMSVNSAAVLRLTGRGGGTVVGAPRGRSSSRGRGRGRGESGFYQRSFDEVEGGFGRGGGREMHRSQSWEERGDRRFEKPGRKDPVRPNFEEGGTVPAGRKHEFIRSESENWRIFREEQNGEDEDGGWRLAGSRRDGERWRPHSPDGPHSAGWREHMERRRRFEFDFRDRDDERGYRRVRCGSGSMDDDRDSLPEWCLEDAEEEMGTFDSSGAFLSLKKVQKEPIPEEQEMDFRPVEEGEERSDSEGSHNEEAKDHEKTKKEGEKTERIVAEAVEEAAQASSPAARSDTPPKSQPPDPLQTNLFERKEESVPERTEKTEDKENRVENTLSAKMPNRGEDLASLAQPLPQISADTAASAHLSPPVSNSNPALRPVQTPVTAAPGMGNIPTDPDDEEGLKHLEQQAEKMVAYLQDSALDDERLAAKIQEHRAKGSSMPLFHEAMQKWYYKDPQGEIQGPFSNQEMAEWFQAGYFTMSLLVKRACDETFQPLGDIMKMWGRVPFTPGPAPLPHLGELDQERLTRQQELALIQMQHLQYQHLLIQQQYAQMLAQQQKAALSSQQQQQLAILLQQFQALKMRISEQNMMPPVTRSVSVPDTGSIWELQSASQPTVWEGSSVWDLPIDTAAQGPALEQLQQLEKAKAAKLEQERREVEMRAKREEEERKRQEELRRQQEELLRRQQEDERKRREEEELARRKQEMTVRAERGEAVDLICLDFRKAFDVILHKRLVYKEEALRRQREQEIALRRQREEEERQQQEEALRRLEERRREEEERRQREELIRKQEEEAAKWAREEEEAQRRLEESRLRMEEEAARQRLEEEERKRKELELQRQKEIMRQRQQQQEALRRLQQQQQQQQLAQMKLPSSSTWGQQSNSGACQSQTTLSLAEIQKLEEERERQLREEQRRQQRELMKALQQQQQQQQQKLSGWGNVTKPTGTTKSLLEIQQEEARQMQKQQQQQHQQPNRVRNTTHSNLHTSIGNSVWGSLNTNPSNQWASDLVSSIWSNADTKNSNMGFWDDAVKEVGPRNSTNKNKSNASLSKSVGITSRQNKKVEEEEKLLKLFQGVNKAQDGFTQWCEQMLHALNTANNLDVPTFVSFLKEVESPYEVHDYIRAYLGDTPEAKEFAKQFLERRAKQKASQQRQQQQQQDSVWGMNHSSLHSVFQTNQSNNQQSNFEAVQSGKKKKKQKMVRADPSLLGFSVNASSERLNMGEIETLEDY, encoded by the exons gcAGAGGCCGAGGAGAAAGCGGTTTCTACCAAAGAAGTTTTGATGAAGTGGAGGGTGGATTTGGGCGAGGAGGGGGCAGGGAAATGCACAGATCACAGAGTTGGGAGGAAAG GGGAGACAGACGCTTTGAAAAACCAGGGCGAAAAGATCCAG tgAGACCAAACTTTGAGGAAGGTGGGACAGTCCCCGCAGGGAGGAAGCACGAATTTATCCGCTCTGAGAGCGAGAACTGGCGCATCTTCAGGGAGGAGCAGAATGGGGAAGATGAGGATGGAGGCTGGCGACTGGCTGGGTCAcggagggatggggagaggtgGCGTCCTCACAGTCcag ACGGCCCTCATTCCGCAGGCTGGCGGGAGCACATGGAGCGACGGCGGAGGTTCGAGTTTGATTTCCGGGACCGAGACGACGAGCGGGGCTATCGCCGCGTGCGCTGCGGCAGCGGCAGCATGGACGACGACAGGGACAGTCTCCCTGAGTGGTGCTTGGAGGATGCAGAGGAGGAAATGGGCACCTTTGACTCCTCTGGAGCGTTTCTGTCTTTAAAG AAAGTGCAGAAGGAGCCAATaccagaggagcaggagatggaCTTCAGGCCtgtggaggaaggggaggaaaggtCTGATTCTGAAGGGAGCCACAATGAAGAAGCCAAAGATCATGAAAAGACCaagaaggagggggagaaaaCCGAGAGAATAGTGGCAG AAGCAGTGGAAGAAGCAGCTCAGGCATCATCTCCAGCTGCCAGGTCAGACACCCCACCGAAATCCCAGCCTCCAGACCCGCTGCAGACAAACCTTtttgaaaggaaggaagagtCTGTgccagaaagaacagaaaaaacagaagatAAAGAGAATCGAGTGGAGAATACACTGTCAGCCAAAATGCCCAACAGAGGGGAAG attTGGCTTCTCTTGCTCAACCTTTGCCACAGAtttctgcagacacagctgcttctgctcaTCTTTCTCCTCCTGTTTCCAATTCAAATCCTGCTCTGCGGCCAGTTCAAACACCTgtcacagctgctccaggcatgGGCAACATTCCCACTGATCCAGATGATGAAGAGGGCCTCAAACACCTAGAGCAG CAAGCAGAAAAAATGGTGGCATATCTGCAGGACAGTGCCCTTGATGATGAAAGACTAGCAGCAAAAATCCAAGAGCACAGAGCAAAGGGTTCCTCTATGCCCCTGTTTCACGAAGCCATGCAGAAGTGGTACTACAAAGATCCACAAGGAGAAATTCAGG GTCCGTTCAGTAATCAGGAGATGGCAGAGTGGTTCCAGGCTGGATACTTCACAATGTCACTGTTGGTGAAGAGAGCCTGTGATGAGACTTTCCAGCCACTTGGAGACATCATGAAAATGTGGGGCAGGGTTCCCTTCACTCCAGGCCCAGCACCACTTCCACATCTG GGTGAGCTGGACCAAGAGCGACTGACTAGACAGCAAGAGTTGGCTCTAATCCAAATGCAACACCTGCAGTATCAGCATCTTCTAATACA ACAACAGTATGCACAGatgctggctcagcagcagaaggcagccctctcatcccagcagcagcagcagctcgcTATTCTCCTTCAACAGTTCCAGGCCCTGAAGATGAG AATATCTGAACAGAACATGATGCCACCTGTCACAAGGTCTGTGTCAGTGCCGGACACTGGCTCAATATGGGAACTTCAGTCAGCTTCACAGCCTACAG TCTGGGAAGGAAGCAGTGTCTGGGATCTGCCCATTGATACTGCAGCTCAGGGACCAGCTCTAGAACAACTTCAGCAGCTCGAGAAGGCCAAGGCTGCAAAG CTAGAGCAAGAGAGGAGAGAAGTGGAAATGAGGGCCAAAcgagaggaagaggagaggaaaaggcaggaggagcttCGGAGGCAACAAGAAGAGCTACTtaggaggcagcaggaagatGAGAGGAAACGACGGGAAGAAGAAGAACTGGCCCGCAGGAAGCAA GAGATGACAGTGAGAGCTGAGAGGGGTGAAGCAGTAGACTTAATCTGCCTGGACTTCAGGAAGGCTTTTGATGTAATACTGCATAAAAGACTAGTATATAAG GAGGAGGCCCTCAGGCGACAACGAGAGCAGGAAATTGCACTAAGGCGGCAgcgggaggaagaggagaggcaaCAACAGGAGGAAGCACTTAGGAGATTggaggagagaagaagagaggaggaggaaagacGTCAGCGAGAGGAGTTAATTCGTAAACAG gaagaggaggctgCCAAGTGGGCGcgtgaggaggaggaggctcagcGGCGGCTGGAGGAGAGCCGGCTGCGcatggaggaggaggcggcgcgGCAgcggctggaggaggaggagcggaAGCGCAAGGAGCTGGAACTCCAGCGCCAGAAGGAGATCatgaggcagaggcagcagcagcaggaggctttACGgcggctgcagcagcagcagcaacagcagcaactTGCACAAATGAAG CTCCCTTCATCTTCGACCTGGGGTCAGCAATCAAATTCAGGAGCTTGTCAATCCCAGACCACACTGTCATTGGCTGAAATCCAAAAGTTAGAAGAAGAACGAGAACGGCAGCTCCGAGAAGAG CAAAGGCGTCAGCAGCGTGAACTAATGAAGGCCctccagcaacagcagcagcaacagcagcaaaaactgTCAGGCTGGGGTAATGTCACCAAACCAACAGGCACCACCAAGTCCCTGCTGGAGATACAGCAGGAAGAGGCAAGGCAGatgcagaaacagcagcaacagcagcaccagcagccgAACAGAGTCAGAAATACCACG CACTCTAACCTGCACACCAGCATTGGGAATTCAGTGTGGGGCTCTCTAAACACGAATCCCAGCAACCAGTGGGCATCTGACCTAGTCAGTAGCATCTGGAGCAATGCTGATACCAAAAACTCAAACATGGGTTTCTGGGATGATGCAGTGAAGGAAGTGGGACCTCGTAACTCGaccaataaaaacaaaagcaatgcCAGC CTCAGTAAATCTGTAGGTATTACAAGTAGACAAAACAAGAAGGTAGAAGAAGAGGAGAAGCTGTTGAAATTGTTCCAGGGGGTTAATAAAGCCCAGGATGGATTCACTCAGTGGTGTGAACAGATGCTTCATGCACTCAACACAGCCAACAACTTAGATG TTCCCACGtttgtttctttcctgaagGAAGTGGAGTCTCCCTATGAGGTCCATGACTACATCCGAGCCTACCTGGGAGATACTCCTGAGGCCAAGGAGTTTGCCAAGCAGTTCCTCGAGCGCCGTGCCAAACAGAAAGCCAGTCAGCAGCggcaacagcagcaacagcag GATTCAGTGTGGGGGATGAACCACAGTTCGCTACATTCAGTCTTTCAGACCAATCAGAGCAACAACCAGCAGTCCAACTTTGAGGCTGTGCAGAGcgggaagaaaaagaagaaacagaaaatggtTCGAGCAGATCCCAGCTTGTTAg GGTTTTCAGTGAATGCTTCATCAGAGCGGCTCAATATGGGAGAAATAGAGACTTTGGAAGACTACTGA
- the GIGYF2 gene encoding GRB10-interacting GYF protein 2 isoform X2, with amino-acid sequence MAAETQTLNFGPEWLRALSSGGSVTSPPLSPALPKYKLADYRYGREEMLALFLKDNKIPSDLLDKEFLPILQEEPLPPLALVPFTEEEQRNFSMSVNSAAVLRLTGRGGGTVVGAPRGRSSSRGRGRGRGESGFYQRSFDEVEGGFGRGGGREMHRSQSWEERGDRRFEKPGRKDPVRPNFEEGGTVPAGRKHEFIRSESENWRIFREEQNGEDEDGGWRLAGSRRDGERWRPHSPDGPHSAGWREHMERRRRFEFDFRDRDDERGYRRVRCGSGSMDDDRDSLPEWCLEDAEEEMGTFDSSGAFLSLKKVQKEPIPEEQEMDFRPVEEGEERSDSEGSHNEEAKDHEKTKKEGEKTERIVAAVEEAAQASSPAARSDTPPKSQPPDPLQTNLFERKEESVPERTEKTEDKENRVENTLSAKMPNRGEDLASLAQPLPQISADTAASAHLSPPVSNSNPALRPVQTPVTAAPGMGNIPTDPDDEEGLKHLEQQAEKMVAYLQDSALDDERLAAKIQEHRAKGSSMPLFHEAMQKWYYKDPQGEIQGPFSNQEMAEWFQAGYFTMSLLVKRACDETFQPLGDIMKMWGRVPFTPGPAPLPHLGELDQERLTRQQELALIQMQHLQYQHLLIQQQYAQMLAQQQKAALSSQQQQQLAILLQQFQALKMRISEQNMMPPVTRSVSVPDTGSIWELQSASQPTVWEGSSVWDLPIDTAAQGPALEQLQQLEKAKAAKLEQERREVEMRAKREEEERKRQEELRRQQEELLRRQQEDERKRREEEELARRKQEMTVRAERGEAVDLICLDFRKAFDVILHKRLVYKEEALRRQREQEIALRRQREEEERQQQEEALRRLEERRREEEERRQREELIRKQEEEAAKWAREEEEAQRRLEESRLRMEEEAARQRLEEEERKRKELELQRQKEIMRQRQQQQEALRRLQQQQQQQQLAQMKLPSSSTWGQQSNSGACQSQTTLSLAEIQKLEEERERQLREEQRRQQRELMKALQQQQQQQQQKLSGWGNVTKPTGTTKSLLEIQQEEARQMQKQQQQQHQQPNRVRNTTHSNLHTSIGNSVWGSLNTNPSNQWASDLVSSIWSNADTKNSNMGFWDDAVKEVGPRNSTNKNKSNASLSKSVGITSRQNKKVEEEEKLLKLFQGVNKAQDGFTQWCEQMLHALNTANNLDVPTFVSFLKEVESPYEVHDYIRAYLGDTPEAKEFAKQFLERRAKQKASQQRQQQQQQDSVWGMNHSSLHSVFQTNQSNNQQSNFEAVQSGKKKKKQKMVRADPSLLGFSVNASSERLNMGEIETLEDY; translated from the exons gcAGAGGCCGAGGAGAAAGCGGTTTCTACCAAAGAAGTTTTGATGAAGTGGAGGGTGGATTTGGGCGAGGAGGGGGCAGGGAAATGCACAGATCACAGAGTTGGGAGGAAAG GGGAGACAGACGCTTTGAAAAACCAGGGCGAAAAGATCCAG tgAGACCAAACTTTGAGGAAGGTGGGACAGTCCCCGCAGGGAGGAAGCACGAATTTATCCGCTCTGAGAGCGAGAACTGGCGCATCTTCAGGGAGGAGCAGAATGGGGAAGATGAGGATGGAGGCTGGCGACTGGCTGGGTCAcggagggatggggagaggtgGCGTCCTCACAGTCcag ACGGCCCTCATTCCGCAGGCTGGCGGGAGCACATGGAGCGACGGCGGAGGTTCGAGTTTGATTTCCGGGACCGAGACGACGAGCGGGGCTATCGCCGCGTGCGCTGCGGCAGCGGCAGCATGGACGACGACAGGGACAGTCTCCCTGAGTGGTGCTTGGAGGATGCAGAGGAGGAAATGGGCACCTTTGACTCCTCTGGAGCGTTTCTGTCTTTAAAG AAAGTGCAGAAGGAGCCAATaccagaggagcaggagatggaCTTCAGGCCtgtggaggaaggggaggaaaggtCTGATTCTGAAGGGAGCCACAATGAAGAAGCCAAAGATCATGAAAAGACCaagaaggagggggagaaaaCCGAGAGAATAGTGGCAG CAGTGGAAGAAGCAGCTCAGGCATCATCTCCAGCTGCCAGGTCAGACACCCCACCGAAATCCCAGCCTCCAGACCCGCTGCAGACAAACCTTtttgaaaggaaggaagagtCTGTgccagaaagaacagaaaaaacagaagatAAAGAGAATCGAGTGGAGAATACACTGTCAGCCAAAATGCCCAACAGAGGGGAAG attTGGCTTCTCTTGCTCAACCTTTGCCACAGAtttctgcagacacagctgcttctgctcaTCTTTCTCCTCCTGTTTCCAATTCAAATCCTGCTCTGCGGCCAGTTCAAACACCTgtcacagctgctccaggcatgGGCAACATTCCCACTGATCCAGATGATGAAGAGGGCCTCAAACACCTAGAGCAG CAAGCAGAAAAAATGGTGGCATATCTGCAGGACAGTGCCCTTGATGATGAAAGACTAGCAGCAAAAATCCAAGAGCACAGAGCAAAGGGTTCCTCTATGCCCCTGTTTCACGAAGCCATGCAGAAGTGGTACTACAAAGATCCACAAGGAGAAATTCAGG GTCCGTTCAGTAATCAGGAGATGGCAGAGTGGTTCCAGGCTGGATACTTCACAATGTCACTGTTGGTGAAGAGAGCCTGTGATGAGACTTTCCAGCCACTTGGAGACATCATGAAAATGTGGGGCAGGGTTCCCTTCACTCCAGGCCCAGCACCACTTCCACATCTG GGTGAGCTGGACCAAGAGCGACTGACTAGACAGCAAGAGTTGGCTCTAATCCAAATGCAACACCTGCAGTATCAGCATCTTCTAATACA ACAACAGTATGCACAGatgctggctcagcagcagaaggcagccctctcatcccagcagcagcagcagctcgcTATTCTCCTTCAACAGTTCCAGGCCCTGAAGATGAG AATATCTGAACAGAACATGATGCCACCTGTCACAAGGTCTGTGTCAGTGCCGGACACTGGCTCAATATGGGAACTTCAGTCAGCTTCACAGCCTACAG TCTGGGAAGGAAGCAGTGTCTGGGATCTGCCCATTGATACTGCAGCTCAGGGACCAGCTCTAGAACAACTTCAGCAGCTCGAGAAGGCCAAGGCTGCAAAG CTAGAGCAAGAGAGGAGAGAAGTGGAAATGAGGGCCAAAcgagaggaagaggagaggaaaaggcaggaggagcttCGGAGGCAACAAGAAGAGCTACTtaggaggcagcaggaagatGAGAGGAAACGACGGGAAGAAGAAGAACTGGCCCGCAGGAAGCAA GAGATGACAGTGAGAGCTGAGAGGGGTGAAGCAGTAGACTTAATCTGCCTGGACTTCAGGAAGGCTTTTGATGTAATACTGCATAAAAGACTAGTATATAAG GAGGAGGCCCTCAGGCGACAACGAGAGCAGGAAATTGCACTAAGGCGGCAgcgggaggaagaggagaggcaaCAACAGGAGGAAGCACTTAGGAGATTggaggagagaagaagagaggaggaggaaagacGTCAGCGAGAGGAGTTAATTCGTAAACAG gaagaggaggctgCCAAGTGGGCGcgtgaggaggaggaggctcagcGGCGGCTGGAGGAGAGCCGGCTGCGcatggaggaggaggcggcgcgGCAgcggctggaggaggaggagcggaAGCGCAAGGAGCTGGAACTCCAGCGCCAGAAGGAGATCatgaggcagaggcagcagcagcaggaggctttACGgcggctgcagcagcagcagcaacagcagcaactTGCACAAATGAAG CTCCCTTCATCTTCGACCTGGGGTCAGCAATCAAATTCAGGAGCTTGTCAATCCCAGACCACACTGTCATTGGCTGAAATCCAAAAGTTAGAAGAAGAACGAGAACGGCAGCTCCGAGAAGAG CAAAGGCGTCAGCAGCGTGAACTAATGAAGGCCctccagcaacagcagcagcaacagcagcaaaaactgTCAGGCTGGGGTAATGTCACCAAACCAACAGGCACCACCAAGTCCCTGCTGGAGATACAGCAGGAAGAGGCAAGGCAGatgcagaaacagcagcaacagcagcaccagcagccgAACAGAGTCAGAAATACCACG CACTCTAACCTGCACACCAGCATTGGGAATTCAGTGTGGGGCTCTCTAAACACGAATCCCAGCAACCAGTGGGCATCTGACCTAGTCAGTAGCATCTGGAGCAATGCTGATACCAAAAACTCAAACATGGGTTTCTGGGATGATGCAGTGAAGGAAGTGGGACCTCGTAACTCGaccaataaaaacaaaagcaatgcCAGC CTCAGTAAATCTGTAGGTATTACAAGTAGACAAAACAAGAAGGTAGAAGAAGAGGAGAAGCTGTTGAAATTGTTCCAGGGGGTTAATAAAGCCCAGGATGGATTCACTCAGTGGTGTGAACAGATGCTTCATGCACTCAACACAGCCAACAACTTAGATG TTCCCACGtttgtttctttcctgaagGAAGTGGAGTCTCCCTATGAGGTCCATGACTACATCCGAGCCTACCTGGGAGATACTCCTGAGGCCAAGGAGTTTGCCAAGCAGTTCCTCGAGCGCCGTGCCAAACAGAAAGCCAGTCAGCAGCggcaacagcagcaacagcag GATTCAGTGTGGGGGATGAACCACAGTTCGCTACATTCAGTCTTTCAGACCAATCAGAGCAACAACCAGCAGTCCAACTTTGAGGCTGTGCAGAGcgggaagaaaaagaagaaacagaaaatggtTCGAGCAGATCCCAGCTTGTTAg GGTTTTCAGTGAATGCTTCATCAGAGCGGCTCAATATGGGAGAAATAGAGACTTTGGAAGACTACTGA
- the GIGYF2 gene encoding GRB10-interacting GYF protein 2 isoform X3 produces MAAETQTLNFGPEWLRALSSGGSVTSPPLSPALPKYKLADYRYGREEMLALFLKDNKIPSDLLDKEFLPILQEEPLPPLALVPFTEEEQRNFSMSVNSAAVLRLTGRGGGTVVGAPRGRSSSRGRGRGRGESGFYQRSFDEVEGGFGRGGGREMHRSQSWEERGDRRFEKPGRKDPVRPNFEEGGTVPAGRKHEFIRSESENWRIFREEQNGEDEDGGWRLAGSRRDGERWRPHSPGWREHMERRRRFEFDFRDRDDERGYRRVRCGSGSMDDDRDSLPEWCLEDAEEEMGTFDSSGAFLSLKKVQKEPIPEEQEMDFRPVEEGEERSDSEGSHNEEAKDHEKTKKEGEKTERIVAEAVEEAAQASSPAARSDTPPKSQPPDPLQTNLFERKEESVPERTEKTEDKENRVENTLSAKMPNRGEDLASLAQPLPQISADTAASAHLSPPVSNSNPALRPVQTPVTAAPGMGNIPTDPDDEEGLKHLEQQAEKMVAYLQDSALDDERLAAKIQEHRAKGSSMPLFHEAMQKWYYKDPQGEIQGPFSNQEMAEWFQAGYFTMSLLVKRACDETFQPLGDIMKMWGRVPFTPGPAPLPHLGELDQERLTRQQELALIQMQHLQYQHLLIQQQYAQMLAQQQKAALSSQQQQQLAILLQQFQALKMRISEQNMMPPVTRSVSVPDTGSIWELQSASQPTVWEGSSVWDLPIDTAAQGPALEQLQQLEKAKAAKLEQERREVEMRAKREEEERKRQEELRRQQEELLRRQQEDERKRREEEELARRKQEMTVRAERGEAVDLICLDFRKAFDVILHKRLVYKEEALRRQREQEIALRRQREEEERQQQEEALRRLEERRREEEERRQREELIRKQEEEAAKWAREEEEAQRRLEESRLRMEEEAARQRLEEEERKRKELELQRQKEIMRQRQQQQEALRRLQQQQQQQQLAQMKLPSSSTWGQQSNSGACQSQTTLSLAEIQKLEEERERQLREEQRRQQRELMKALQQQQQQQQQKLSGWGNVTKPTGTTKSLLEIQQEEARQMQKQQQQQHQQPNRVRNTTHSNLHTSIGNSVWGSLNTNPSNQWASDLVSSIWSNADTKNSNMGFWDDAVKEVGPRNSTNKNKSNASLSKSVGITSRQNKKVEEEEKLLKLFQGVNKAQDGFTQWCEQMLHALNTANNLDVPTFVSFLKEVESPYEVHDYIRAYLGDTPEAKEFAKQFLERRAKQKASQQRQQQQQQDSVWGMNHSSLHSVFQTNQSNNQQSNFEAVQSGKKKKKQKMVRADPSLLGFSVNASSERLNMGEIETLEDY; encoded by the exons gcAGAGGCCGAGGAGAAAGCGGTTTCTACCAAAGAAGTTTTGATGAAGTGGAGGGTGGATTTGGGCGAGGAGGGGGCAGGGAAATGCACAGATCACAGAGTTGGGAGGAAAG GGGAGACAGACGCTTTGAAAAACCAGGGCGAAAAGATCCAG tgAGACCAAACTTTGAGGAAGGTGGGACAGTCCCCGCAGGGAGGAAGCACGAATTTATCCGCTCTGAGAGCGAGAACTGGCGCATCTTCAGGGAGGAGCAGAATGGGGAAGATGAGGATGGAGGCTGGCGACTGGCTGGGTCAcggagggatggggagaggtgGCGTCCTCACAGTCcag GCTGGCGGGAGCACATGGAGCGACGGCGGAGGTTCGAGTTTGATTTCCGGGACCGAGACGACGAGCGGGGCTATCGCCGCGTGCGCTGCGGCAGCGGCAGCATGGACGACGACAGGGACAGTCTCCCTGAGTGGTGCTTGGAGGATGCAGAGGAGGAAATGGGCACCTTTGACTCCTCTGGAGCGTTTCTGTCTTTAAAG AAAGTGCAGAAGGAGCCAATaccagaggagcaggagatggaCTTCAGGCCtgtggaggaaggggaggaaaggtCTGATTCTGAAGGGAGCCACAATGAAGAAGCCAAAGATCATGAAAAGACCaagaaggagggggagaaaaCCGAGAGAATAGTGGCAG AAGCAGTGGAAGAAGCAGCTCAGGCATCATCTCCAGCTGCCAGGTCAGACACCCCACCGAAATCCCAGCCTCCAGACCCGCTGCAGACAAACCTTtttgaaaggaaggaagagtCTGTgccagaaagaacagaaaaaacagaagatAAAGAGAATCGAGTGGAGAATACACTGTCAGCCAAAATGCCCAACAGAGGGGAAG attTGGCTTCTCTTGCTCAACCTTTGCCACAGAtttctgcagacacagctgcttctgctcaTCTTTCTCCTCCTGTTTCCAATTCAAATCCTGCTCTGCGGCCAGTTCAAACACCTgtcacagctgctccaggcatgGGCAACATTCCCACTGATCCAGATGATGAAGAGGGCCTCAAACACCTAGAGCAG CAAGCAGAAAAAATGGTGGCATATCTGCAGGACAGTGCCCTTGATGATGAAAGACTAGCAGCAAAAATCCAAGAGCACAGAGCAAAGGGTTCCTCTATGCCCCTGTTTCACGAAGCCATGCAGAAGTGGTACTACAAAGATCCACAAGGAGAAATTCAGG GTCCGTTCAGTAATCAGGAGATGGCAGAGTGGTTCCAGGCTGGATACTTCACAATGTCACTGTTGGTGAAGAGAGCCTGTGATGAGACTTTCCAGCCACTTGGAGACATCATGAAAATGTGGGGCAGGGTTCCCTTCACTCCAGGCCCAGCACCACTTCCACATCTG GGTGAGCTGGACCAAGAGCGACTGACTAGACAGCAAGAGTTGGCTCTAATCCAAATGCAACACCTGCAGTATCAGCATCTTCTAATACA ACAACAGTATGCACAGatgctggctcagcagcagaaggcagccctctcatcccagcagcagcagcagctcgcTATTCTCCTTCAACAGTTCCAGGCCCTGAAGATGAG AATATCTGAACAGAACATGATGCCACCTGTCACAAGGTCTGTGTCAGTGCCGGACACTGGCTCAATATGGGAACTTCAGTCAGCTTCACAGCCTACAG TCTGGGAAGGAAGCAGTGTCTGGGATCTGCCCATTGATACTGCAGCTCAGGGACCAGCTCTAGAACAACTTCAGCAGCTCGAGAAGGCCAAGGCTGCAAAG CTAGAGCAAGAGAGGAGAGAAGTGGAAATGAGGGCCAAAcgagaggaagaggagaggaaaaggcaggaggagcttCGGAGGCAACAAGAAGAGCTACTtaggaggcagcaggaagatGAGAGGAAACGACGGGAAGAAGAAGAACTGGCCCGCAGGAAGCAA GAGATGACAGTGAGAGCTGAGAGGGGTGAAGCAGTAGACTTAATCTGCCTGGACTTCAGGAAGGCTTTTGATGTAATACTGCATAAAAGACTAGTATATAAG GAGGAGGCCCTCAGGCGACAACGAGAGCAGGAAATTGCACTAAGGCGGCAgcgggaggaagaggagaggcaaCAACAGGAGGAAGCACTTAGGAGATTggaggagagaagaagagaggaggaggaaagacGTCAGCGAGAGGAGTTAATTCGTAAACAG gaagaggaggctgCCAAGTGGGCGcgtgaggaggaggaggctcagcGGCGGCTGGAGGAGAGCCGGCTGCGcatggaggaggaggcggcgcgGCAgcggctggaggaggaggagcggaAGCGCAAGGAGCTGGAACTCCAGCGCCAGAAGGAGATCatgaggcagaggcagcagcagcaggaggctttACGgcggctgcagcagcagcagcaacagcagcaactTGCACAAATGAAG CTCCCTTCATCTTCGACCTGGGGTCAGCAATCAAATTCAGGAGCTTGTCAATCCCAGACCACACTGTCATTGGCTGAAATCCAAAAGTTAGAAGAAGAACGAGAACGGCAGCTCCGAGAAGAG CAAAGGCGTCAGCAGCGTGAACTAATGAAGGCCctccagcaacagcagcagcaacagcagcaaaaactgTCAGGCTGGGGTAATGTCACCAAACCAACAGGCACCACCAAGTCCCTGCTGGAGATACAGCAGGAAGAGGCAAGGCAGatgcagaaacagcagcaacagcagcaccagcagccgAACAGAGTCAGAAATACCACG CACTCTAACCTGCACACCAGCATTGGGAATTCAGTGTGGGGCTCTCTAAACACGAATCCCAGCAACCAGTGGGCATCTGACCTAGTCAGTAGCATCTGGAGCAATGCTGATACCAAAAACTCAAACATGGGTTTCTGGGATGATGCAGTGAAGGAAGTGGGACCTCGTAACTCGaccaataaaaacaaaagcaatgcCAGC CTCAGTAAATCTGTAGGTATTACAAGTAGACAAAACAAGAAGGTAGAAGAAGAGGAGAAGCTGTTGAAATTGTTCCAGGGGGTTAATAAAGCCCAGGATGGATTCACTCAGTGGTGTGAACAGATGCTTCATGCACTCAACACAGCCAACAACTTAGATG TTCCCACGtttgtttctttcctgaagGAAGTGGAGTCTCCCTATGAGGTCCATGACTACATCCGAGCCTACCTGGGAGATACTCCTGAGGCCAAGGAGTTTGCCAAGCAGTTCCTCGAGCGCCGTGCCAAACAGAAAGCCAGTCAGCAGCggcaacagcagcaacagcag GATTCAGTGTGGGGGATGAACCACAGTTCGCTACATTCAGTCTTTCAGACCAATCAGAGCAACAACCAGCAGTCCAACTTTGAGGCTGTGCAGAGcgggaagaaaaagaagaaacagaaaatggtTCGAGCAGATCCCAGCTTGTTAg GGTTTTCAGTGAATGCTTCATCAGAGCGGCTCAATATGGGAGAAATAGAGACTTTGGAAGACTACTGA